A genomic segment from Hyalangium gracile encodes:
- a CDS encoding NAD-dependent epimerase/dehydratase family protein, producing MKLLVTGGTGFLGTHLVPRLLEAGHEVRLIGRTQPSAPGLAKAEFIHGDLKSREIVRRALEGVEAVYHLAGLVSFQDKDARRMYELHVDATRELLRDVREAGVKRVILASTSGTIAVSKEERLGTEEDDYPITVVGRWPYYLSKIYEEKLALEYCRKNSIPLVVLNPSLLMGPGDDRLSSTWTVVKFLNGEIPAMPGGGMSFVDARDAAEAFLNALTRGELYGRHLMGVNMSMSDFFDRLERLTGVSAPRLRLPSQMNVMGAKLLEKWAKFRGTKPTLDPQEVDIGEHYFYLDASKAERELGFHARDPHATLHDTVQYIYTKMPPRDLPGIKGRLAEKREGT from the coding sequence GTGAAGCTGCTCGTGACGGGAGGCACCGGTTTCCTGGGCACCCACCTGGTGCCCAGGCTGCTCGAGGCGGGCCATGAGGTGCGGCTCATCGGCCGGACACAGCCGTCCGCGCCCGGGCTGGCGAAGGCGGAGTTCATCCACGGCGACTTGAAGAGCCGGGAGATCGTCCGCCGCGCGCTGGAGGGCGTGGAGGCCGTCTACCACCTGGCGGGGCTCGTCTCCTTCCAGGACAAGGACGCGCGGCGGATGTACGAGCTGCACGTGGACGCCACGCGCGAGTTGCTGCGCGACGTGCGCGAGGCCGGCGTGAAGCGCGTCATCCTCGCGTCCACCTCGGGGACGATCGCGGTGTCGAAGGAGGAGCGGCTCGGCACCGAGGAGGACGACTACCCCATCACCGTGGTGGGCAGGTGGCCGTACTACCTGTCGAAGATCTACGAGGAGAAGCTGGCGCTGGAGTACTGCCGGAAGAACTCGATCCCGCTGGTGGTGCTCAACCCGAGCCTGCTGATGGGGCCGGGGGATGACCGGCTGTCCTCCACGTGGACGGTGGTGAAGTTCCTCAACGGGGAAATCCCGGCGATGCCCGGGGGCGGCATGTCCTTCGTGGACGCCCGCGACGCGGCGGAGGCGTTCCTCAACGCGCTGACGCGAGGCGAGCTGTACGGCCGGCACCTGATGGGCGTGAACATGTCCATGTCGGACTTCTTCGACCGGCTCGAGCGGCTGACGGGAGTGTCGGCGCCGCGGCTGCGCCTGCCCTCCCAGATGAACGTGATGGGCGCGAAGCTGCTGGAGAAGTGGGCGAAGTTCCGAGGCACCAAGCCGACGCTGGATCCGCAGGAAGTGGACATCGGCGAGCACTACTTCTACCTGGACGCCTCCAAGGCGGAGCGCGAGCTCGGCTTCCACGCGAGGGATCCGCACGCCACGCTGCACGACACGGTGCAGTACATCTACACGAAGATGCCGCCGAGGGATCTGCCGGGCATCAAGGGACGGCTCGCGGAGAAGCGCGAGGGCACCTGA
- a CDS encoding ATPase domain-containing protein: MSSSRSVFPSGVPGFDALLGGGLPVRQSLLITGQPGTGKTILASQVAFHAAEGGTPVVLATTTSESQAKLLEDLSGFSFFSRARLGEELFFLSIYAWLKKGAREAREILINTVRERKARLLVVDGLRSVRDLWQDEAKLREFFYELAVGLATVDCTAIFITEYPLSKLIEFPESTTVDGIISLSFDEGRLGRIRRAEVVKLRGMRHLPGRHVMRIEGSGVRILPRAEALTAPDVDFVPPVGRAGFGLSELDALFDGGLPLHSSALVAGSTGVGKTLLGLHFAASGTARGEKALVFTSAEPAASLVARARRVNLELQPLISSGALTIRYDHCFELEADEIVAMLLEELERTGARRLIFEDVDVLERSLESPTRARAFFGALLIQLRTMGVTSLFTRKISKLVGPELDFSESPLATIAENLLFLRHVELRGRLHRVMSILNLRNSRYDTSLREFEIRDEGLRVLEPLHSAEGLLTGVARPVAVPRQERAFP, translated from the coding sequence GTGAGTTCTTCCAGAAGTGTCTTCCCCAGTGGAGTGCCAGGCTTCGATGCCCTCCTGGGCGGGGGCCTGCCTGTCCGCCAGTCCTTGTTGATTACCGGGCAGCCCGGTACGGGAAAGACGATCCTCGCCAGCCAGGTCGCTTTCCACGCCGCCGAGGGGGGGACCCCGGTGGTGCTGGCCACGACGACCTCCGAGTCCCAGGCCAAGCTGCTCGAGGATCTGTCCGGGTTCTCCTTCTTCAGCCGCGCGCGGTTGGGCGAGGAGCTCTTCTTCCTCAGCATCTACGCCTGGCTCAAGAAGGGCGCCCGGGAGGCGCGGGAGATCCTCATCAACACCGTTCGTGAGCGGAAGGCCCGCCTGCTCGTGGTGGATGGGCTCCGCTCGGTGCGAGACCTGTGGCAGGACGAGGCGAAGCTGCGCGAGTTCTTCTATGAGCTCGCGGTGGGGCTGGCGACCGTGGACTGCACCGCCATCTTCATTACCGAGTATCCGCTCAGCAAGCTGATCGAGTTCCCCGAGTCGACGACGGTGGACGGCATCATCTCCCTCTCCTTCGATGAGGGCCGGCTCGGCCGCATCCGGCGCGCGGAGGTGGTGAAGCTGCGCGGCATGCGGCACCTGCCCGGCCGGCATGTGATGCGCATCGAGGGCAGCGGGGTCCGCATCCTGCCTCGCGCGGAGGCGCTCACCGCGCCGGATGTGGACTTCGTCCCGCCCGTGGGGCGCGCCGGCTTCGGGCTGTCGGAGCTCGACGCGCTGTTCGACGGCGGCCTGCCCCTCCACAGCTCGGCGCTCGTGGCCGGGAGCACGGGGGTGGGCAAGACGCTGCTCGGGCTGCACTTCGCGGCGTCGGGGACCGCGCGCGGAGAGAAGGCGCTCGTGTTCACGTCCGCGGAGCCCGCGGCGAGCCTCGTCGCCAGGGCGAGGCGGGTCAACCTCGAGCTCCAGCCGCTCATCTCCTCCGGGGCGCTGACCATCCGCTACGATCACTGCTTCGAGCTCGAGGCGGATGAGATCGTCGCGATGCTGCTGGAGGAGCTCGAGCGCACCGGAGCCAGGCGCCTGATCTTCGAGGATGTGGATGTGCTCGAGCGCTCGCTGGAGAGCCCCACTCGGGCCCGTGCGTTCTTTGGCGCCCTGCTGATCCAGCTCAGGACGATGGGGGTCACCTCGCTGTTTACCCGGAAGATCTCCAAGCTGGTGGGGCCCGAGCTGGACTTCAGCGAGTCTCCGCTGGCGACCATCGCCGAGAACCTGCTCTTCCTTCGCCATGTCGAGCTGCGCGGTCGGCTCCACCGGGTGATGTCCATCCTCAACCTGCGCAACAGCCGCTACGACACGAGCCTCCGGGAGTTCGAGATTCGCGACGAGGGGCTGCGGGTGCTGGAGCCCCTCCACTCGGCCGAAGGGTTGTTGACCGGTGTGGCGCGTCCTGTCGCCGTACCGCGCCAGGAGCGTGCGTTCCCGTGA
- a CDS encoding ATP-binding response regulator codes for MKVVLLAEDEEALLEVFASVVTDLGHTVLSAHSGDEALGLARAHQPDLIVSDHMMPGLTGVEFLRSVRRDERLAGTPFILVSAVLPQGAHEANAYLAKPVSLEAFERMVQEELRASARKRADRSEGAPLTQAPENGLNLARAEMLSWVAHEIKTPLSSARLNLEMMIRHLAGDAADAQRRRGTLALQQLDRLSTLVSSVLEASQLSDGRIKLQREPCNLKAFLAGVARYWRDTRSDFEFSLVLPPEEVTAWIDAERVRQILNNLVSNAVKYSGTSTRVVLSLELSPGRAVIAVTDQGQGMDAAELPRIFDRFHRAEGSTGQGHGLGLYIASALARLHGGTLQVRSQRGEGSTFTLSLPLAH; via the coding sequence GTGAAGGTCGTCCTGCTTGCGGAAGACGAGGAGGCGCTGCTGGAGGTGTTCGCCTCCGTGGTGACGGATCTGGGCCACACCGTGCTCAGCGCGCACTCGGGGGACGAGGCGCTGGGGCTCGCCCGGGCACACCAGCCGGACCTCATCGTCAGTGATCACATGATGCCGGGGTTGACCGGCGTGGAGTTCCTGCGGTCGGTGCGCAGGGACGAGCGGCTGGCGGGCACCCCCTTCATCCTGGTCAGCGCGGTGTTGCCTCAGGGAGCCCATGAGGCGAACGCCTACCTGGCCAAGCCGGTGTCGCTGGAGGCGTTCGAGCGGATGGTGCAGGAAGAACTGCGGGCCTCGGCCAGGAAGCGGGCGGATCGGTCGGAGGGAGCGCCGCTGACGCAGGCGCCCGAGAACGGGTTGAACCTGGCGCGAGCGGAGATGCTGAGCTGGGTGGCGCACGAGATCAAGACACCGCTGAGCTCGGCCAGGCTGAACCTCGAGATGATGATCCGTCACCTGGCAGGTGACGCGGCGGACGCGCAGCGGAGGCGGGGCACGCTGGCGCTCCAGCAGCTCGACCGGCTGTCCACGCTGGTCAGCTCGGTCCTCGAGGCGTCACAGCTGTCCGACGGACGCATCAAGCTCCAGCGCGAGCCGTGCAACCTGAAGGCCTTCCTCGCAGGCGTGGCCCGGTACTGGCGGGACACGCGGTCGGACTTCGAGTTCAGCCTGGTGCTGCCTCCCGAGGAGGTGACCGCCTGGATCGACGCCGAGCGGGTCCGGCAGATCCTCAACAACCTGGTGTCGAACGCCGTGAAGTACTCGGGGACGTCCACGCGGGTGGTGCTCTCGCTGGAGCTGTCTCCCGGTCGTGCCGTCATCGCGGTGACGGACCAGGGGCAGGGCATGGACGCAGCCGAGCTGCCGCGCATCTTCGATCGCTTCCACCGCGCGGAGGGCAGCACGGGGCAGGGGCATGGGCTGGGGCTCTACATCGCGTCGGCGCTGGCCCGGCTCCATGGCGGCACCCTGCAGGTGCGCTCCCAGCGGGGAGAGGGCTCCACCTTCACGCTCTCCCTGCCGCTGGCCCACTGA